The genomic DNA AGCGGTGGCAGCTCCAGGGTGACCACGTTGAGGCGGTAATACAGGTCGCTGCGGAATTGGCTGGCGCGACTCAGTTCGTCGAGGTCGGATTTGGTGGCGGCGATCACCCGGCAATCCACCGCCACGCTCTGGTTCGAGCCCAGGCGTTCGAGGGTGCGTTCCTGCAGCACCCGCAACAGTTTGATTTGCAGGTTGATCGGCATGCTTTCCACTTCATCGAGGAACAGCGTGCCCTCGTGGGCGTGTTCGATTTTGCCGATACGCCGTTTTCCCGCACCGGTAAAGGCGTTGGCTTCGTGGCCGAAGATTTCGCTTTCGAACAGGTTTTCCGGCAGGCCGCCGCAGTTCAGGGCGACGAATTGGTGGGAATGACGCCGACTGAAATCATGCAGGCAGCGCGCGACCAGTTCCTTGCCGGTGCCGGTTTCACCTTCGATCAGTACGTTGGCCGAGGTGTCGGCCACGTTGGCGATCAGCTCGCGCAGGTTTTGCATGGCGGGCGAGCGGCCGATGATGCGGCCTTCCAGGGAATCACGCTCGGCCAATTGACGGCGCAACGACCAGACTTCCCGCGCCAGCCCGCGCTGTTCCAGGGCGCGGCGTGCCACGTCCACCAGGCGCTCGGGGGAGAAGGGTTTTTCCATGAAGTCGTAGGCGCCGTTGCGCATGGCACCGACCGCCATGGAAATGTCGCCATGCCCGGTGATCAGCACCACCGGCAGGCTTTTATCCAGGGCCTTGAGGCGCGTCAGCAATTCCAGGCCGTCGATGCCCGGCAAACGGATGTCACTGATCACAATGCCGGCAAAATTCTCGCCGATGCGCTTGAGCGCTTCTTCGGCGCTGCCCACGCCCACGCTGTGAATGTCTTCCAGCGCCAGGGCTTGCTGGCAGCCGAGCAACACATGGGGGTCGTCTTCGACGATCAGAACGGTGAGGTCTTTCGAATCTGTATTCATGTCGACTCAGCTTTTTGAGCGCCCGCCAGCGGCAGGCACAAGACAAAGGCAGTACCACCGCTGGCCGGGTGTTCCACGGCGAGGTTGCCGCCGGTGGCTGCCGCGAGGCTGGCGGAAAGCGTCAGCCCCAGGCCCAGGCCTTGTTCGCCGGGTTTGGTGGTGAAGAACGGTTCGAACAAATGCTTGCGCGCCTCGGGGTCGATACCGTGGCCGTTGTCGCGTACTTGCAGGCGGTACTTGTCGTCAACGTTGTGGCCGTCCAGCCACAGCTCGGGAGCCGGTTGTGCCTGCATGGCGTCAAGGGCGTTGCCGATCAGGTTGACCAGAATCTGTTCCAGACGCGTCTGATCGATCTGCAATTGGGCGTGGGCGAAGTCGCGATTGACCTTCAACGGCAAGCCGTCCAGGCGTGCGCCCAGCACCTGAAACGCGGCATCCACGGCTTTGCCGAGGTTGGCTTCGCCCTGGTCGTCACCGCGCCGGGCGAAGGAGCGCAGGCTGGCGGTGATGCGGCCCATGCGGTCGATCAGTTCGTTGATGGTCTTGAGGTTGGTGCTGGCGGTGTCGAGGGCGCCGCGCTCAAGGAAGCGCACGGTGTTGCCCGACAGGGTGCGCAAGGCGGCCAGCGGCTGGTTCAACTCATGGGCGATGCTGGTGGACATCTGGCCGATGGCCGCAAGTTTACCCGCCTGTACCAGCTCATCCTGGGCGTGGCGCAGAGTTTCTTCGGCCTGGCGTCGCTCGCGGATCTGGCCCTTGAGGCGTTCGTTGCTGGCGCGCAGGTCGGCGGTGCGTTCGGCAATCCGTCGTTCCAGCTGGCTGTTGGCTTCCTGCAAGGCTTCCCGCGCGGCAAGGCGGGTGGCGATGACTTTGCGCCGTTCGTTCCAGGCGATC from Pseudomonas tolaasii NCPPB 2192 includes the following:
- a CDS encoding sigma-54-dependent transcriptional regulator, producing the protein MNTDSKDLTVLIVEDDPHVLLGCQQALALEDIHSVGVGSAEEALKRIGENFAGIVISDIRLPGIDGLELLTRLKALDKSLPVVLITGHGDISMAVGAMRNGAYDFMEKPFSPERLVDVARRALEQRGLAREVWSLRRQLAERDSLEGRIIGRSPAMQNLRELIANVADTSANVLIEGETGTGKELVARCLHDFSRRHSHQFVALNCGGLPENLFESEIFGHEANAFTGAGKRRIGKIEHAHEGTLFLDEVESMPINLQIKLLRVLQERTLERLGSNQSVAVDCRVIAATKSDLDELSRASQFRSDLYYRLNVVTLELPPLRERREDILQLFEHFLQQSSLRFDRSVPELDNQTVSTLMSHDWPGNVRELRNVAERFALGLPAFKKSGTGSGSHGLAFTEAVEAFERNLLNDALQRSGGNLTQASQELGMAKTTLFDKVKKYGLSH